The Pan paniscus chromosome 17, NHGRI_mPanPan1-v2.0_pri, whole genome shotgun sequence genomic interval tgcccaggctggagtgcaatggcacaatctcagctcactgcaacctctgcctcccaggttcaagcgattgtcctgcctcagcctcctgtgtgctaggattacaggcatgtgtcaccacgcccggctaattttgtatttttagtagggacggggtttctccatgttggtcaggctggtctcaaactcctgacctcaggtgatctgcccacctcagcctcccaatgtgctgggattacgggcatgagccaccatgcctgccctttctttttctttttctttttggtgctgtgggggatggagtctcactctgtcacccaggctgcagtgcagtggtgtgattttggctcactgcaacctccgcctcctgggttcaagcgattctccctcctcaacctctcgagtagctgagattacaggcacacaccgaccctgtttctacaaaaaatacaaaaatcagccaggcgtgatggtgcacgccgctactcaggaggctgaagtgggaggatcacttgagcctgggaggtcaaggccacagtcagctgtgcaccactgcattccatcctgggtgacagagtgagacgctgtctcaaaaaatcaagataaaaatcaaggaagacaaacaacccaaacaaaaacaaaacaaaaaaaaccccacaacaaaaatccaaaaaaccTTACTGGCATTTCCTAGGACAATTCAATAGCTGCACAAGAGAAATCTTGTTTCAGAGTTGATAGGAACCAGTTTACAGAGTTGCAATGTTTGTTATTATCTAGGCTATAATTAAATGTGAGATAGTGGAAATGTTATATGTAAAAACAACTAGTTACAAAATGAGGTTGGATAGATATGTTGCTTTTCCAAATTAAGGgcaacattttatgtttttctatgtCTGTTATTCTGATTTTATGTTActctatatttttttatttttttcagctggtgtcttgctctgtcaccaaggctggagtgcagtggcgtgatctcagcttactacaacctctgcctccctggttcaagtgattctcctgcctcagcctccttgagtagttgggattacaggcacccgccaccacacccagctaatttttgtatttttagtagagacaggtttcatcatgttggccaggctggtctcaaactcctgacttcaagtgatccgcctgcttcagcctcccaaagtgctgggattataggcatgaggcaccgcgcctAGCCATCTAACTTTAAATGTTATTTGTTAAAGTGGAATCTTTGTAAATGTATTCAAGGACTCTAGCCAGCATATTTCCTTAAGTTTTGCCAGATTTACAACATTTAGGATAAAGTTGGTTACTATCTAGaatagaggtttttttttgttttttttctctaccCTAGGGTGTTTGTACAATTGATATTTTTagctttataaaaataagaactaCACTAACATAACTCTGAAGTTTTAATAGTTAAAGCAAGTATcagaataattttgaaaaatttgttacaataagtattttttgtctttctttctcccacATCTCATTAGTTCTGGTTTCCACAGTTGTAGCCATAGGGGAATGCCACCTTTAAAGATGTTCTCATCCTTGTCTTAGTTGAGACACATGAAGAACTTACTGGACATTTTGTCAGAGCCTGTTCTTATAGCATGCCCAGATCTGAAGCATTTCTCCACCAGGGTCTATGAATGGTCTTCAGGGGATCTTGAAATAATAGGTGTATGAACCAAATATTTTTTGGGATTGCCAGTTATTGTTTTAAGATGGGAGAGgataccatttaaaaatttggcgtcaggctgagcttggtggcttatgcctgtaatcctagcactttgggaggctgaggcaggtggatcacttgaggtgaggagttcgagaccagcctggccaacatggtgaaaccctgtgtctactaaaaatacaaaaattagctgggcatggtggtacacgcctgtaatcccagctactcaggtgactgaggcataagaatcacttgaacactggaggcagaggttccagtgagccaagatcatggccactgcactccatcctgggtgacatagtgagaccctgtctcaaaaaaacaacaaaataaaacaaaaacttggcATCAAATTAAATAACAGTAAGtattaattgtaattttaaaaaaagacatattatggccaagtgtggtggctcatgcctgtaatcccagcactttgggaggccgaggcgggcggatcatgaggtcagcagatcgcgaccatcctggctaacacagtgaaaccccgtctctactaaaaatacaaaaaattagtcgggcgtggtggcgggcgcctgtagttccagctactcaggaggctgaggcaggagaatggcgtgaaccccggaggcagagcttgcagtgagccgagatcgtgccactgcactccagcctgggcaacagagcgagactccatctcaaaaaaaaaaaaaaagttctacatCATCTTTATGGGCATCTGATTTGAACAGGGGAATTCATTCACTTCTTACATCAAAATAGGGATCATtggctgggtgcgttggctcatacctgtaatcccagcactttgggaggctgaggcgggcggatcatgaggtcaggagatcgagacaatcctggctaacatggtgaaaccctgtctctactaaaaatacacacacacaaaataagttagccgggcatggtggcatgtgcctgtaatcccagctactccagaggctgaggcaggagaattgcttgaatgcgggagatggaggttgcagtgagcagagatcgcaccactgcacttcagcctggagacagccagactcgtctcaaaaaaaagcaaaacaaaatagggATCATGTTTTTTTAGCCTCAGGGCAGAGATGGTTCTCTGGCTCTCAGCAGTGGTTCTTTTTCCCTCAGGCCTGGGTGGATGATGTGGAGCGGTTTCAGAAAATGTTCAGACACCCAAGTCATGTACAGCTGAAGGTAGTTGCTGGAAACCATGACATTGGCTTCCATTATGAGTAAGTAGTTCACAAAAGCCCTGCACCCTGAGAGCTCTTGTTAACTGTAATTCTAAATCTGTTGGAATTCAGGTGAGAGCCCTATTTGTGCTGtcttgaaatttgttttcttcaaaaGATGTAAGCTCTGGGATATTAAACTCTTTAAGGGGTTTTTACTTGGTGCATAGTACACCCTCAACAAAtatctgtggaatgaatgaattgtATGTGCCCTTGGGAAACATCTAACTTGAAATGTACATTTAATGGCCAATTATTGTCTTTGGGAATGAAAAACCAAGATCATTTAGActttaatagctaacatttatatagTGCTCTAGTGCTTATAATGTGCCATCTGTTTCAAGTACTTGACTTCCATATATTAACACATTAATCTTTACCATGGTCCTGTTGTTTTACCTACGGTACCAATGTGGAATCTGAGGCCCTGGGCAGCTGAGTAACTTGCCCCAGGCTTCATAGTAAGTAATGGAACTAAAATTTGAGCTTTGCTATCCTGGGGCCAGGTAGAGCCCTTAACTAATAATGCTAGTCTGAAACTCAAGTGTTGAAAGTTATTTTGTGTTCATGATGACTCTAGGAGTTTCTAAAATGGCTTGTCctgaaaaatgtttcttctcACAATTGAATATAGGATGAACACATACAAAGTAGAACGCTTTGAGAAAGTGTTCAGCTCTGAAAGACTGTTTTCTTGGAAAGGCATTAAGTGAGTATTATTTGTAAATTCTTCCAAGACCTTTAGTCCTtggaaacttcattttttaaaggtgCCTGCCATACTGGGATCTATCATCTACCTGCATTCTGTTTAGCCTGGTTTATGATCTTTAAACAGCAGTGCCTTAGGCTGTCCTTGCTGGTGCTCACCATGGGAGCCGATAGATGGGAAACCTCAAACCACCCTGGTTTTCCTTGACAACCCCATAATGAATCGGTCAGTTTATGACTCTGCCCAGCCACTGTGGGAATGATAGTCTTTCTGTCTGCACTGTCTCTGGGTAGCACAAATTTCATCAGCCCATTTTGTAAAAGAGTCTTTATTTGATCAAAATATACTAATTTCACGTTACAAAGACTGTTCTCGTAGTTATGGTGTCATAACTACTATGGGATTTGGTGGCAAGTGTGTCACAGTTCCTCTGTAGCTCTGTGCCACCCATCTCCATTGGCCTGGGCTTTTAGACCAGAGCATCCTGACCCTTAGCCTGACCATGAGCAGCTCCCGCTCTGCGAGGCCACCTCAGTGCCCATCTCTACATCCTTTCTGGGCTGTGTATGCGGCTGCAGCACGGTGGACAGGACTCTATACTGATTATAGATGCGGTGGAGAAAACAGGTGGGAGTGGAAgccttttctcttttaatcttgTCCTTCCTGTGGGTGCCCAGCACTCTGTTGACCTTGGACACAGCAGGTCTGCAGGTGAGGTCATTTCTGTCCAGCGGCTTCACCACCAATGCTCACCTTTCCCTCTGCCAGGAGGGCAGAGTCTCTAGTAGGTGGCTTTCTCTGCTGACTCATAATAGAAGCATGATACAGTTTGAATTATTTCCCTCTAAGTGTGTGTTTAAGACACTTCAAACAGCTTATCATACTGCTGATCACTTGATAACTCCACTCCTTATCTCTAAAACGAGTTAAATTTCAAGCAGTCTTTACTGACAGGTACTTTTGTCATTCCAAGATGGTATGCATGTAGGAAATAAAATCGTATTTAGTGggagtctttaaaaaaatgtggctgcTGAGTCTAACCACAGTGGACTTTGTTATTACCCTAGTTTGGGATTATCCATACCCAGTTAGCTCTAACCGGCACCCTACCCTCTGCCTTACttgctgtgtgtgtctgtatgtcaCTGATGCATTCTGTGGTTCCCTCTACCTGTTAGTCACAATATCTGACATGTACTGAGTACTTTCTAGTGGCAGGCTGTGTTCTAAACACCTGCCATGTCatttcattgaatcctcacaaccaGCTGATGGGGTGGGCATAGGGTTCTTAGCCCCCTGCACAGAAGAGGCGCTGTAACAGATGAGGTTCTGGTTGGAGGATGAGCTTAGACATAGTCTAACTGCAGAGCTTCTGTAATCTGGGATTTCTCACAAGTTTAGGGTCAAAAACCCTTCGATCGTGTCTTAGACAGAACTCCCAGTAATGCTATTTTTGTTAACATTGactcatatttaaaaatacaccaaattatTCTGGGTGGGATTGAAAGCTGCTCTGGGCTTGTTTCTTTGCACTGGATGCTTAGCTTTCTTTTCATGGGAACAGTAGGGAAAAGAAAGCACTGATACCCCCGGCGGCCTCACCTGCGTTTCCCTCCGCCTCAGCTTCGTGATGGTCAACAGCGTGGCGCTGAACGGGGATGGCTGTGGCATCTGCTCTGAAACAGAAGCAGAGCTCATTGAAGTTTCTCACAGACTGAACTGCTCCCGAGAGGTAGGAGAGCATCTGAATGCCACAGGTGCCTTCTGTCCCGTGTTGCTCCGCTTCGGTTGCTCACTCAGCCCCCTAGCGCTTCTTGCCCTTTGATGAGGGTCAGGTGTGCGGATTAATGGCCTGACTTGTACCCAGCAGGCACGTGGCTCCAGCCGGTGTGGACCTGGACCTCTGCTGCCCACGTCTGCCCCTGTCCTCCTGCAGGTGAGCTGGGGGAGGAAAGGGCTCGTGGCAGACAGCAGGCAGCCTGTGGTTTCACGATAGCCGCCTGAACTCCTCTCTCCACCCCGGACAGCATTATCCTCTGTATCGGAGAAGTGATGCTAACTGTTCTGGGGAAGACGCTGCTCCTCCAGAGGAAAGGGACATCCCATTTAAGGAGAACTATGACGTGCTTTCACAGGAGGCATCACAAAAGGTTTGCCAGGGTGTCGTGATGCTAATTCATGTCGCAGTGTGACTCTCATCACCTTGCATGTCAACAAGCAGAGTGCCCAGGCTAGAGCAGGTGTTTGCTGAAACGTTCATGACTTAGTTATCACCTGGGGACAGGGGTGGAGGCCTGGCTTTCACAGTATCTCAGATTTTCATTTAatcgcttttttttttccagtaagccTACTTCTGTTTCCTACCCTCAAGTCAGTAATAGTCTCAGCTATTCTTTGTATTCAGAGTTTTTCACCAACTTAAATGTATTTAGAAATGTGAATAGAACTGAAAAGTCAATTTTTTAgggacttaattaaaattaaaatgcattttcttatatagatttatataatacatattacattatacataatatataaatataggaaatatttataagataaatgtataaaatatttataaagataaaataccgtaaaaagtatataaaatctGGGATGAGAACAAAGGGCTGACCTTACCTTTGATTTAGTGTAAATAAACCAAaggatttttaaggaaaaaaataaaccagtCCTTCAAAATAAGGATTTAGTATGTAACTTAATGAAAGAAGCGATGGCCAGCGGCCGTCTGCTGAGTGGTGAGAGCCTGGTTGAGGATGAGCTAACAGCCTGCTTTGCTGTCTTCTCGGCCACTGTCAGCTGCTGTGGTGGCTCCAGCCGCGCCTGGTTCTCAGTGGCCACACGCACAGCGCCTGCGAGGTGCACCACGGGGGCCGAGTCCCCGAGCTCAGCGTCCCATCTTTCAGTTGGAGGAACAGAAACAACCCCAGTTTCATCATGGTAACGTGaaagtttatttttgtctgaAAGCTTTCATAAGTATTTAAATCAACACAGTAATCAACTATTTAATTGCTGCAATCAGTCAAAATTTACAAAAGCCACACACAAATTTCCCTCCCTCTACATGTAGCTCCATACGCTGCCCCTTGCCAAACACCCTTCCGGGAACCAATCAGCATGACATTCCTGGGCAGTTAATGTGAGAAGCGAGGGCAGGGCACCATCCAGGTGGACTTTATCCTTCAGGGAGGGCCGTGTCCTCTCCTCTTACACTCTGTATGTGTTTAATTTTCTAAAGAAACAACCATTTATTCATTAGCTATACTCAGCcatcttctcttattttctaaaCATGCCCATTTGACCTGGCAGAGAACGCTACAGCTTTTGCAGGTTGATAAAAGATGTTTCACTTAATGACCACTGGGCGTTTTAACTCCTTTCAGCCATGGGCTCCTGCATCCAGCTCACGATGCTGGTACGACAGGTTCTTTTACTTCATAAAAAGGTGGAGGAAACCCTAACATTTTCAAATTcaaagtaaatgaaaacatttgccaCTGTTGTTCCACATAAAAGTATCTGCAAAGAAAAGCCCATGGAGATGACCTGGACACACGTATTTCTAGGGAACAGATGCTTAGTTGAGCATCAAGGGGCGGGAAGACACCTTTCCCTCCTTGTTCCTCACTGACCGATGACCCTGGAACTCCACGGTGCCTCTCTGAATCTCTGTTATGGATCCCCCACTATATTTGATGGGAACCCAGTGAGCCAGGGGCCAGTTTTGACAGGTCAGTGTCCCAGACATTTTCCACTCAGGCACACTTGGGCCTTACTTGTCTCTCCTGCCGGAGCCTGGGCTGGTCGGGGGTGAGCTGTGCAGGGGGAAGGCTGGGCCCCCTTGGTCTCAGGTGAGGAGGGCCCGTTCCCTGCCTCACCTGAGGGGGACCTGAGAAGGCAGTCTTCCCTCTGCTGTTTCTAAGACTGCGGTGTTCAACCTGTGCCTGGTGCTCTCAGCATaactttcccttctcctttccagGGTAGCATCACGCCCACAGACTACACCCTCTCCAAGTGCTACCTCCCGCGTGAGGATGTGGTTTTGATCATCTACTGTGGAGTGGTGGGCTTCCTTGTGGTCCTCACACTCACTCACTTTGGGCTTCTAGCCTCACCTTTTCTTTCTGGTTTGAACTTGCTCGGAAAGCGTAAGACAAGATGAAGAGCAGGCGCCATTATAAATATCAAAGCCCAAGAAATGGAACTTTGGGCAGAGATCATGTTAGAATCAAGTGGATGATGAGACCAATTACAGGCCGTCTCTCTGCACAGCACAGAAATTCTCAATCACTGAAATGAGTAACTAACTGCAAAATAAATAGTTGATTGTACTGTTCTCATGCTATAAAAGTGGACAGGTACTCTACAAcaaatctgttttctcatttttatcaaatatatgtatCATCAAAGGTTGcatctgtacagtatgtaaatgCTATTAATGTCGTCACTCACATGCACGACAGTCCTTGTTCCCCCAGGAAGGGCCTGGTGGCCCCAGCACACACTTGGGATtatgtgtatacataaatattGGGCTGTTTCCCTCTTCCTGTGAAGTGGTTCTCAAATTCCTATGTACTGTAAAGCTGTACCCTTAAAAGTACAGAtgtggccgggcccagtggctcacacctgtaatcccagcactttgggaggctgaggcgggtggatcacttgaggtcaggagttcaagaccagcctggccaacatggtgaaacctcgtctccgctagaaatacaaaaattagccaagcatggtagcaagtgcctataatcccagctacttgggaggctgaggcaggagaatcccttgaacccgggaggcggaggttgcagtgagccaagatcatgccactgcactctagcctgggcaacagagtgagactccgtctcaaaaaatatattaaaaaaaaaaagtacagatgtGATGTGCAGAACATATTGTTTTCGTAGATTTTTATACTTGATCAATTAATGGAATCAGATTTTTAGATAAGTGTAATTTTCTCTATAGGAGACCACGTTGCTACATCTGTTAATGCCTGTCAGTGATCAAAAGAAACTCAAAAAGTGGAATGGGATATGGCTTTTGGTACCtgaaaataaatgctttaataATTGTAAGCCAGATAAaagttattctttttgttttttttcttaacagtCTGGCTGTTGTTTGAATTAAACTCTTAAACAGGATGTTTAGTTAGAGGGTAATTGTTGAGTAATGATGCATACAACAGCATACTTCCCTTTCTTGCTGGGGGTGTAgcttttcagttttcttgttttactttGACAGTGCAAGGGGAACTGAAAATAATTTCCATTGTATTTATCTTAGTTCAGCTGAGGGCTTTATGAGACAGTGGATGGGAGGGGCAGTAAGACGGTGATGagataaaatatgtgtgtgttgcACTGACTGTCTATAAAGTTATCCTTTCTTCATGAAAAAGTAGCATTTAAATCTGGATGAGTTTATAAAGGATTACAAAATGCTGATTTATAgagtaaactttaaaatattaaagactaAAGACTAAAAGAAGAGTAATGAAGTAATGTAGGCTGTCACTTCTCTAGATTTGTATTGTTGAAAATTTAACTTTGGACATCTTTATAGATTATTTTAGACCTACAAAAACTACCCTCAACTCTGTGGCTACAGAGAGAATATGAAGCATCATTGCTACAACAATTCTTACTTTCTAGATATTGTTGGTGTGTCATAATGTTTGAGGCTGTATTTGTAAGTCTTGCAACTGTGAGAAAGAGCCGTATCTTTTGACTTTATACTTCAGATTAAGGTTTTGTAATGTTTCTTCTTCAAAAGGCAAGTGAAGCTGTCAGCCTCATTCTCCTAGGCCAGACACAAACATTGACacatcaaggttttttttttttttttttggcctgagtCTCACtttgatgtccaggctggagtgcaatggcacgacctcggctcactgcaatctccacctcccaggttcaagcgattctcctgcctcagcctctcgagtagctgagattacaggcacctgccaccatgcctggctaatttttgtatttttagtagagacggggtttcgccatgttagccaggatggtcttgatctcctg includes:
- the MPPE1 gene encoding metallophosphoesterase 1 isoform X1, which translates into the protein MAMIELGFGRQNFHPLKRKSSLLLKLIAVVFAVLLFCEFLIYYLAIFQCNWPEVKTTASDGEQATREPVLKAMFLADTHLLGEFLGHWLDKLRREWQMERAFQTALWLLQPEVVFILGDIFDEGKWSTPEAWVDDVERFQKMFRHPSHVQLKVVAGNHDIGFHYEMNTYKVERFEKVFSSERLFSWKGINFVMVNSVALNGDGCGICSETEAELIEVSHRLNCSREQARGSSRCGPGPLLPTSAPVLLQHYPLYRRSDANCSGEDAAPPEERDIPFKENYDVLSQEASQKLLWWLQPRLVLSGHTHSACEVHHGGRVPELSVPSFSWRNRNNPSFIMGSITPTDYTLSKCYLPREDVVLIIYCGVVGFLVVLTLTHFGLLASPFLSGLNLLGKRKTR
- the MPPE1 gene encoding metallophosphoesterase 1 isoform X2, producing MAMIELGFGRQNFHPLKRKSSLLLKLIAVVFAVLLFCEFLIYYLAIFQCNWPEVKTTASDGEQATREPVLKAMFLADTHLLGEFLGHWLDKLRREWQMERAFQTALWLLQPEVVFILGDIFDEGKWSTPEAWVDDVERFQKMFRHPSHVQLKVVAGNHDIGFHYEMNTYKVERFEKVFSSERLFSWKGINFVMVNSVALNGDGCGICSETEAELIEVSHRLNCSREARGSSRCGPGPLLPTSAPVLLQHYPLYRRSDANCSGEDAAPPEERDIPFKENYDVLSQEASQKLLWWLQPRLVLSGHTHSACEVHHGGRVPELSVPSFSWRNRNNPSFIMGSITPTDYTLSKCYLPREDVVLIIYCGVVGFLVVLTLTHFGLLASPFLSGLNLLGKRKTR